CTTCCCACTTAATACAGTAAAACCCTGTCCGACAACCCATTGGTGAAATATCAATAATTCCCGGTAAATAATCACGCATGTAGGTAGCTAGTAAATGTTCGAGTGTATGCAACGCTCCTGTAGGAAAGGCTTCTTGATTCGGTTGTAAAAACCGCAAATCAATTTTTTGAATGATACTACCCTTTTCATCGTGCTCTACACCTGCAACTCGTACATATGGTGCTTTTACCGCGTTATGATCTAATTGAAAACTTTCTACTTTTGCCATTTTATATAAACCCCTTGTCTTTTTGTACTTGTCTTTCGCATTTTAACAAAAAATAAGGAGAAAAGCCATCACTCTAAACTATAGATGGTAAGTCTTATTTGACAAATCAAAATAGAAAAGAGAAAATGCTACCAGATGAAAAGAGATAGGGGAATAACTATGGGTTATCAAACATTATTATTTGACTTGGATGATACATTACTTGATTTTAAAGCGGCAGAAAAAAATGCACTGACCATTCTTTTAGAAGAAACCGGTGTGGAACCCGTTACAGAAAATATTCAGCAGTACTCTAAAATTAATCAACGCTTTTGGAATCTATATGAAAAAGGAAAAATTGATCGAGATAGATTATTATCCCAGCGTTTTGAAGACTTCTTTGGAATTCACGGACAAAACGTTGATGGTGCTGAAATGGATCGTCGTTTTCGCTCCCATCTAGAAGAAGGACATTTCTTAATAGATGGCTGCGTAGAACTATTAGATGAATTAAAACAATCTTTTGAACTATATGCAGTCACAAATGGCGTTTCTAAGACTCAATACCGTCGCTTAACAGATTCAGGTTTACTACCATACTTTAAAAA
The Jeotgalibaca sp. MA1X17-3 genome window above contains:
- a CDS encoding S-ribosylhomocysteine lyase codes for the protein MAKVESFQLDHNAVKAPYVRVAGVEHDEKGSIIQKIDLRFLQPNQEAFPTGALHTLEHLLATYMRDYLPGIIDISPMGCRTGFYCIKWEESTPEEIAQALEKTLEQVLKTEVVPAVTAKECGNYRDHSLFSAKEYVREVLEKGISRDPFERELGDQKA
- a CDS encoding YjjG family noncanonical pyrimidine nucleotidase, whose amino-acid sequence is MGYQTLLFDLDDTLLDFKAAEKNALTILLEETGVEPVTENIQQYSKINQRFWNLYEKGKIDRDRLLSQRFEDFFGIHGQNVDGAEMDRRFRSHLEEGHFLIDGCVELLDELKQSFELYAVTNGVSKTQYRRLTDSGLLPYFKNIFVSEDTGYQKPMPEYFDYVFHRIPAFSHSNALIIGDSLTSDITGGNKAGIDSCWFNPEKQENLLNIEPTYQIQRLSELHHILG